Proteins encoded in a region of the Bradyrhizobium sp. CB3481 genome:
- a CDS encoding ferredoxin--NADP reductase produces the protein MSNFNQESVLSVHHWTDTLFSFTTTRDPSFRFRNGEFTMIGLKVGEKPLLRAYSVASANYEDRLEFFSIKVPDGPLTSRLQHLKQGDEIIVSRKATGTLIIDNLEDGRNLYLIGTGTGLAPFLSVIKDPETYERFEKVVLLHGCRRVAELAYGEMITEKLPNDELIGDYIRNQLIYYPTVTRDPFRNRGRITDLITSGKLFADIGLPALEPAHDRVMICGSPALVADTRALLNGRGFVEGNHGEPAQFVVEKAFAER, from the coding sequence ATGAGCAATTTCAACCAGGAAAGCGTGCTGAGCGTCCATCACTGGACCGATACGCTGTTCAGCTTCACCACCACGCGCGATCCCTCGTTCCGCTTCCGCAACGGCGAATTCACGATGATCGGGCTCAAGGTCGGCGAGAAGCCGCTGCTCCGCGCCTATTCGGTCGCCAGCGCCAATTACGAGGACCGGCTCGAATTCTTCTCGATCAAGGTGCCGGACGGCCCGCTGACCTCGCGCCTACAGCACCTCAAGCAGGGCGACGAGATCATCGTCAGCCGCAAGGCGACCGGCACGCTCATCATCGACAACCTCGAAGACGGCCGCAACCTCTATCTGATCGGCACCGGCACCGGGCTTGCCCCGTTCCTTTCCGTGATCAAGGACCCCGAGACCTATGAGCGGTTCGAGAAGGTGGTGCTGCTGCACGGCTGCCGCCGCGTCGCCGAACTCGCCTATGGCGAAATGATCACCGAAAAGCTGCCGAACGACGAACTGATCGGCGACTATATCCGCAACCAGCTGATCTATTACCCGACCGTGACCCGCGACCCCTTCCGCAACCGCGGCCGCATCACCGACCTGATCACCTCGGGCAAGCTGTTTGCCGATATCGGTCTGCCCGCGCTCGAGCCCGCCCATGACCGCGTCATGATCTGCGGCAGCCCGGCGCTGGTCGCCGACACCCGCGCGCTATTGAACGGCCGCGGCTTTGTCGAAGGCAATCACGGCGAGCCGGCCCAGTTCGTGGTCGAGAAGGCGTTCGCGGAGCGGTAA
- a CDS encoding IclR family transcriptional regulator C-terminal domain-containing protein: MKRGEQAMAGPKVIKSLERGLLVLQALQMQPDSSLHELHVFTNISKPSLLRILHTLARSGLVTRRLADGRYRIGATLSHAPSRREHRDRIAEAAAPILERLCERVSWPSDLMVPAGDHMEIRETTRARSPILLQQERIGLPVNWLHSAVGRAYLAYCPVKERQRIVDLLRSSSKPEDRLAREPARLSSILAEVRTRGYGTRDATHTGGYYGGPLHADGLFSIAVPLRDGQRVLGAINMLWLKTAFSIEAFAARHLGELQDAAKEIVSSVRSRRRR; encoded by the coding sequence GTGAAACGAGGCGAGCAGGCAATGGCAGGTCCGAAAGTCATCAAGAGCCTGGAGCGGGGCCTTCTCGTTTTGCAGGCCTTGCAAATGCAGCCCGACTCGTCGCTGCACGAACTGCATGTCTTCACCAACATCTCCAAGCCGAGCCTGCTCCGTATCCTCCACACGCTGGCCCGGTCCGGCTTGGTCACGCGACGGCTTGCCGACGGCCGCTATCGCATCGGCGCGACGCTTTCGCATGCGCCTTCGCGTCGAGAACATCGCGACCGCATCGCGGAAGCCGCGGCTCCGATCCTGGAGCGACTGTGCGAGCGGGTTTCCTGGCCCTCCGACCTGATGGTGCCGGCGGGTGACCACATGGAAATTCGGGAGACAACGCGGGCGCGAAGCCCGATCTTGTTGCAGCAGGAGCGCATCGGGTTGCCGGTTAACTGGCTGCATTCGGCAGTCGGCCGCGCCTATCTCGCGTATTGTCCCGTCAAGGAGCGACAGCGCATTGTCGATCTGTTGCGCAGCTCCAGCAAGCCTGAGGATCGGTTGGCGCGAGAGCCGGCGCGCTTGAGCAGCATCCTCGCCGAGGTTCGCACGCGCGGCTATGGCACCCGCGACGCCACGCATACCGGAGGTTACTATGGTGGTCCCCTGCATGCGGATGGTCTGTTTTCGATCGCGGTTCCCCTGCGCGATGGGCAGCGGGTCCTCGGCGCGATCAACATGCTCTGGCTAAAGACCGCCTTTTCCATCGAGGCCTTTGCGGCCCGGCATCTCGGCGAGCTTCAGGACGCGGCGAAAGAAATTGTCAGTTCAGTCCGAAGTCGGAGAAGACGCTGA
- a CDS encoding nuclear transport factor 2 family protein — translation MPEQANAEEALIKALLEGWADAVRRHDLPTILAHHDQEMVMFDLPPPLQCRGVEAYAQTWDLFFRYHKPGTAFDFRELAITAGGEVAFAVAIVWCGPDSSSNPMDKDGFLFRLTVGLRKVDGNWRITHEHHSVPAMD, via the coding sequence ATGCCTGAACAGGCCAATGCCGAAGAAGCCCTGATCAAAGCCCTGCTTGAGGGCTGGGCAGACGCTGTCCGCCGTCACGATCTTCCCACGATCCTCGCGCATCATGATCAAGAAATGGTGATGTTCGATCTGCCGCCGCCGCTTCAATGCAGAGGCGTTGAAGCGTACGCCCAGACGTGGGACCTGTTTTTTCGCTACCACAAACCCGGCACAGCCTTTGACTTCCGAGAACTCGCCATTACTGCGGGCGGAGAGGTCGCCTTCGCAGTAGCCATCGTGTGGTGTGGACCCGATTCGTCCAGCAACCCCATGGACAAGGACGGTTTTCTTTTCAGGCTCACTGTGGGATTGCGCAAAGTCGATGGCAACTGGCGCATTACGCACGAGCATCACTCAGTGCCCGCTATGGACTGA
- a CDS encoding DUF4399 domain-containing protein yields the protein MKALQWIALSAALACLPFAAYAQGKPAHKDALLYFVWPQNGAVIKGGFWCRFGLRNMGVTHAGDNYPNAGHHHLLIDVNEPLNPNEEIPQDKSHLHFGAGQTEARIELPPGKHTLQLVLGDAGHYPFNPPVVSQKITITIR from the coding sequence ATGAAGGCGTTGCAGTGGATCGCTCTATCGGCAGCGCTCGCTTGCCTGCCGTTCGCCGCCTACGCCCAGGGAAAGCCCGCCCACAAGGATGCCCTTCTGTATTTCGTGTGGCCGCAGAACGGCGCCGTCATCAAAGGCGGATTCTGGTGCCGCTTTGGTCTGCGCAACATGGGCGTTACACACGCCGGCGACAATTACCCGAACGCCGGCCATCATCACCTTCTGATCGACGTCAATGAGCCGCTCAATCCCAATGAGGAGATTCCGCAGGACAAATCGCACCTCCATTTTGGCGCCGGCCAGACCGAAGCCCGGATCGAGCTCCCACCCGGCAAGCATACGCTCCAGCTCGTGCTGGGCGACGCCGGCCACTATCCGTTCAATCCTCCGGTGGTCTCGCAGAAAATTACCATCACGATCAGATAG
- a CDS encoding tripartite tricarboxylate transporter substrate binding protein yields the protein MRSRLFHRTTSLSLATLALLASSLQASAQTSFPTGTVRFVAPFSASTPPDIISRIVSKELAESEGWRVIVENRPGGVTTIAATDVLTQPADGNSLYAMSVPSVAAPSLVPNISFDLGRDFDPVIKTTVSYNVLVVNPSVPAKTVAELVTLLKSQPDKLTFSSGGFGTPAHLIGEQFKLQTGTRAQHVPYAQFPQAIGDLLNGTNAFMFITMLPVVDLIKSGKLRALAVTGPKRVPILPDVPTIVEAGYPSLVVEDWTGFAVRHGTPKETVARLNAAINKALQKPSVREALAKIGAEPAGGTPEQFGRLVGDQVAHWHDVVAGMKVQQ from the coding sequence ATGAGATCCCGCCTGTTTCACCGCACGACCTCATTGTCGCTCGCGACGCTGGCCCTGCTCGCCTCGAGCCTGCAAGCATCCGCGCAGACATCCTTTCCGACCGGCACGGTACGCTTCGTGGCGCCGTTTTCGGCCAGCACGCCGCCTGACATCATCAGCCGCATCGTATCGAAGGAATTGGCGGAATCGGAAGGCTGGCGGGTGATTGTCGAGAACCGGCCGGGCGGTGTCACCACCATCGCGGCGACCGACGTCCTCACCCAGCCGGCGGACGGCAACAGCCTCTATGCGATGTCGGTGCCGTCGGTTGCGGCGCCGTCGCTGGTGCCTAACATCTCGTTCGATCTCGGCCGGGATTTCGACCCGGTCATCAAGACGACGGTTTCCTACAACGTTCTGGTGGTGAATCCGTCGGTGCCAGCGAAGACAGTGGCGGAGCTGGTGACGCTGCTGAAAAGCCAGCCCGACAAGCTGACGTTCTCTTCGGGCGGGTTCGGCACGCCCGCGCATCTGATCGGCGAGCAATTCAAGCTGCAGACAGGCACGCGCGCCCAGCACGTTCCCTACGCGCAATTCCCGCAGGCGATCGGCGACCTGCTCAACGGCACCAACGCCTTCATGTTCATCACCATGTTGCCGGTGGTTGATCTGATCAAGAGCGGGAAGCTGCGGGCGCTCGCGGTTACCGGTCCGAAGCGTGTGCCGATCCTGCCTGATGTGCCGACTATTGTCGAAGCCGGCTACCCTTCGCTGGTCGTCGAGGACTGGACCGGCTTCGCCGTCAGGCATGGCACTCCGAAGGAAACAGTTGCGCGGCTCAATGCTGCGATCAACAAGGCACTGCAGAAACCCTCGGTGCGCGAGGCGCTGGCAAAGATCGGTGCCGAGCCGGCGGGCGGCACGCCTGAGCAATTCGGCCGGCTGGTTGGCGATCAGGTCGCGCACTGGCACGATGTCGTAGCCGGCATGAAGGTCCAGCAATAG
- a CDS encoding SUMF1/EgtB/PvdO family nonheme iron enzyme has protein sequence MAQIRDIKSGRGGEQPREPMPRRLAAIVAGDISGYSRLMQIDEEGTHKRVKRLEREVIEPTIKEHHGRLVKTTGDGFIAIFDSPVEAVRASIVIQQNLVGRNTSLPKHHWIEYRIGVNLGDVIIETDDVYGDGVNIATRLEGIAQAGEVYISGGIYEQIKHKLVCGYESLGDRKVKNITDPVRVYRVLPDPAALQQRRNWRERLLLFLLGLALLIIAGGVVWYLVWQPRKSVNQASAPVSSPAEVPKSPVTKSPAQPPQPSRSPPAAPTQQQATPRPEVSPAQKQAAPLAPPASPAAPATPPTTQAAAPIPEPETISLRGGSFMMGSNEDISEKPVRQVMIKPFAMGKFPVSVREWNACAAAKACGFTATGKDDAPVTNVSWTDARQYVTWLAQATRKQYRLPSEAEWEYAARGGTQTRYWWGDQFQTGMVNCKNCSDIPVSDQPAKVGSLKPNPFGLFDMGGSVDQWVEDCWHKNYQGAPADGSAWTENDCSSHVIRSGSWRKDSNYARTANRGSYDTNVRYPTHGFRVALSP, from the coding sequence ATGGCCCAGATCCGAGACATCAAGTCGGGCCGCGGTGGTGAGCAACCACGCGAGCCAATGCCGCGGCGTCTTGCCGCCATCGTGGCAGGCGACATCTCCGGCTACAGCCGCCTGATGCAAATCGACGAGGAAGGAACGCACAAGCGCGTCAAGCGGCTCGAGCGCGAAGTCATCGAACCCACTATCAAAGAACACCACGGCAGGCTCGTCAAAACCACGGGCGACGGCTTCATCGCCATCTTCGACAGCCCCGTCGAAGCCGTGCGGGCCAGCATCGTGATCCAGCAAAACCTGGTCGGCCGCAACACATCGCTGCCCAAGCATCACTGGATCGAATATCGGATCGGCGTCAATCTCGGCGACGTCATCATCGAAACCGATGACGTCTATGGCGACGGCGTCAATATCGCGACGCGACTCGAAGGCATAGCCCAGGCCGGCGAAGTCTACATTTCCGGCGGCATCTACGAACAGATCAAGCATAAGCTGGTTTGCGGATACGAGTCGCTCGGTGATCGAAAGGTCAAGAACATCACCGATCCCGTGCGCGTCTATCGCGTGCTTCCCGATCCGGCGGCACTGCAACAACGTCGGAACTGGCGCGAACGTCTCCTGCTCTTCCTGCTCGGCCTTGCACTATTGATTATCGCCGGCGGCGTTGTCTGGTACCTCGTCTGGCAACCGCGCAAGTCAGTGAATCAGGCGTCAGCTCCCGTTTCATCGCCTGCAGAGGTGCCGAAGTCGCCTGTCACGAAATCACCAGCGCAGCCGCCCCAGCCCTCTCGCTCTCCTCCCGCGGCGCCAACTCAACAACAGGCAACGCCTCGTCCGGAGGTGTCTCCAGCACAGAAACAAGCGGCACCGCTTGCGCCGCCCGCATCGCCGGCAGCTCCCGCAACTCCTCCGACGACGCAGGCCGCCGCGCCTATTCCAGAACCCGAGACGATTTCCCTGCGCGGTGGCAGCTTCATGATGGGCAGCAATGAAGACATCTCCGAAAAGCCGGTCCGTCAGGTGATGATCAAGCCGTTTGCAATGGGGAAGTTTCCTGTCTCGGTGCGGGAATGGAATGCCTGCGCCGCCGCAAAGGCATGTGGATTCACAGCAACCGGAAAGGACGATGCACCCGTTACAAACGTCAGTTGGACCGACGCCAGGCAATATGTGACATGGCTCGCGCAAGCCACGCGAAAACAATATCGCCTGCCGAGCGAAGCCGAATGGGAATACGCCGCGCGCGGCGGCACACAAACCAGGTACTGGTGGGGCGATCAGTTTCAGACCGGCATGGTCAATTGCAAGAACTGCAGCGATATCCCGGTCAGCGACCAGCCGGCCAAGGTCGGCAGCCTGAAGCCAAATCCTTTTGGACTGTTTGATATGGGCGGCAGCGTCGACCAATGGGTCGAGGATTGCTGGCACAAGAATTATCAGGGCGCGCCGGCAGACGGGTCAGCGTGGACCGAGAATGATTGTTCCTCGCACGTCATCCGTTCCGGATCCTGGAGGAAAGACTCCAATTACGCCCGGACGGCAAATCGCGGTAGCTACGACACCAACGTGCGATATCCCACGCACGGGTTCCGCGTTGCGCTATCTCCTTGA
- a CDS encoding cupin domain-containing protein — MPNSKEIEATSHNPRPQGYVLGVGEGEHLIHFRDGGNIFIKVDHVEGSNHLGLGTQQLPKGSGIPVHRHLDREEAFYVLEGSGTVTLNDVPHHCERGGTIFIPRNTWHGFSSPDQELVLLWVMVPPGLDGFFRETCSRPGEPRKELTRKQINAIALKYGQEFR; from the coding sequence ATGCCAAATAGCAAGGAGATCGAGGCGACGTCGCACAACCCGCGGCCGCAGGGCTATGTGCTTGGTGTCGGAGAAGGTGAGCACCTGATCCATTTCCGTGATGGCGGCAACATCTTCATCAAGGTCGACCACGTAGAGGGGTCCAACCATCTTGGACTGGGTACGCAGCAGCTACCCAAGGGCTCTGGCATTCCGGTTCACCGACACCTCGACAGGGAAGAAGCGTTTTACGTTCTGGAAGGCAGTGGCACGGTCACACTCAACGATGTGCCTCATCATTGCGAAAGAGGTGGAACGATTTTCATACCCAGGAACACATGGCATGGCTTCAGTAGTCCAGATCAAGAACTGGTTCTCCTGTGGGTCATGGTGCCGCCGGGCCTCGACGGTTTCTTTCGCGAAACCTGCAGCCGACCCGGCGAACCGCGAAAAGAATTGACGCGGAAGCAAATCAACGCGATCGCTCTCAAATATGGGCAAGAATTCAGGTAG
- a CDS encoding crotonase/enoyl-CoA hydratase family protein, with product MVRIEKQGAVWTVIHSRFAEARNAMDPDSADALAAALKEFDADASASVAVLWGEGGAFCAGWDLKFASTLSDREAFQRHVVDGLAFPTGANPAPRGPLGPTRLELSKPVIAAVEGPAVAGGMELALWCDIRVMADSAYFGVYCRRWGIPLLDGGSVRLARLVGQGRAMEIILTGRKVAADEALRIGMCEQVVETGGARAAAEAMAREIARFPQAAVRADRRSVVETYGLPVRDALRQEWTNGVEAIFKEGAAGAARFAAGRGRHGDFAKI from the coding sequence ATGGTTCGGATCGAGAAGCAGGGCGCTGTGTGGACCGTCATTCACAGCCGGTTTGCCGAGGCGCGCAATGCGATGGACCCCGACAGCGCGGACGCGCTGGCGGCAGCTCTCAAGGAATTCGACGCCGACGCTTCAGCCAGCGTCGCCGTGCTGTGGGGCGAGGGTGGCGCGTTCTGCGCCGGCTGGGATCTCAAATTCGCCAGCACGCTTTCGGATCGCGAAGCCTTTCAGCGCCATGTCGTCGACGGCCTGGCGTTTCCGACCGGCGCCAATCCGGCACCGCGCGGCCCGCTCGGGCCGACACGGTTGGAGCTGTCCAAGCCGGTGATCGCCGCGGTGGAAGGACCTGCGGTTGCCGGCGGCATGGAGCTGGCGCTGTGGTGCGATATCCGCGTGATGGCCGATAGCGCCTATTTCGGCGTCTATTGCCGGCGCTGGGGAATTCCGCTGCTGGACGGCGGCAGCGTGCGGCTGGCGCGGCTGGTCGGGCAGGGACGCGCGATGGAAATCATTTTGACCGGCCGCAAGGTCGCGGCGGATGAGGCGCTGCGCATCGGCATGTGCGAACAGGTGGTCGAGACCGGTGGTGCGCGTGCCGCGGCGGAAGCGATGGCGCGGGAGATCGCGCGGTTCCCGCAGGCCGCCGTGCGGGCCGATCGCCGCTCCGTGGTCGAGACCTATGGCCTGCCGGTCCGCGATGCGCTCCGGCAGGAATGGACCAACGGCGTCGAAGCCATCTTCAAGGAAGGCGCCGCCGGCGCCGCGCGCTTTGCCGCCGGCCGTGGCCGCCACGGCGATTTCGCCAAGATCTAA
- the soxA gene encoding sulfur oxidation c-type cytochrome SoxA, whose protein sequence is MRLAGAIAAALLAASTVFAAEIPQGQRRSGYDFMKPDTKAMQDDDTANPGMLWVLDGETLWKRKLGAANKACADCHDDARTSMRGVAARYPAFDKIAGRPVDLEQRINSCRSNHQQAAPLAFESRELLALTAFIARQSQGAPIEAGSDPQLAPFVAKGRELYLQRQGQLNLACTNCHDDNWDKHLAGSAITQGHATGYPLYRLEWQSLGSLQRRLRACITGIRAQAYDYGAPELVELELYLMSRARGMPMEAPAVRP, encoded by the coding sequence ATGAGACTTGCCGGCGCCATAGCCGCCGCGCTGCTTGCCGCAAGCACGGTCTTCGCCGCCGAAATCCCGCAAGGCCAGCGACGCTCCGGCTACGATTTCATGAAGCCGGACACAAAGGCGATGCAGGACGACGATACTGCCAATCCCGGCATGCTCTGGGTGCTCGACGGCGAGACACTGTGGAAGCGCAAGCTGGGCGCCGCCAACAAGGCCTGCGCCGATTGCCATGACGATGCGCGCACCAGCATGAGGGGCGTGGCCGCGCGCTACCCCGCCTTCGACAAGATAGCCGGCCGCCCGGTCGACCTGGAGCAGCGCATCAATTCCTGCCGCAGCAATCACCAGCAGGCGGCGCCGCTCGCCTTCGAAAGCCGCGAGCTGCTGGCACTCACCGCCTTCATCGCCCGCCAGTCGCAGGGCGCACCGATCGAGGCCGGCAGCGACCCGCAGCTCGCGCCGTTCGTCGCCAAAGGGCGCGAGCTCTATCTGCAGCGGCAGGGCCAGCTCAATCTCGCCTGCACCAATTGCCATGACGACAATTGGGACAAGCACCTGGCCGGCTCCGCGATCACGCAAGGGCATGCAACCGGCTATCCGCTCTACCGGCTGGAATGGCAGTCGCTGGGCTCGCTGCAGCGGCGCCTGCGCGCCTGCATCACCGGCATCCGCGCGCAGGCCTATGATTACGGCGCGCCGGAACTGGTGGAGCTGGAATTGTACCTGATGTCCCGGGCGCGGGGGATGCCGATGGAAGCGCCGGCGGTGAGGCCTTAA
- a CDS encoding crotonase/enoyl-CoA hydratase family protein yields MAKVLYERDGRIARITLNRPEVMNAIDDELPAALADAVSRADNDPGAHVIVLAGAGRAFCAGYDLTAYASGDKANRYTQEMPWDPMKDYSAMSDNTTKFMSLFRSKRPVICKVQGFAVAGGSDIALCSDMIVMAEDARIGYPPVRVWGCPTTAMWVYRLGAEKAKRMLFTGDKITGIEAAALGLVLKAVPADRLDEEVDALAHRIATVPQNQLMMQKLMVNQALYNMGLMGTQMIATVFDGITRHSPEGLNFKRRSEEMGWKHAVDERDQGTFDWTTNQPITENR; encoded by the coding sequence ATGGCCAAAGTCCTTTACGAGCGCGACGGCCGCATCGCGCGTATCACGCTGAACCGGCCGGAAGTGATGAATGCGATCGACGACGAGCTGCCCGCCGCACTTGCGGATGCGGTCTCGCGCGCCGACAATGATCCGGGCGCGCATGTCATTGTATTGGCGGGCGCCGGCCGCGCCTTCTGCGCCGGCTACGACCTGACCGCCTATGCCTCGGGCGATAAGGCCAACCGCTACACCCAGGAAATGCCGTGGGATCCGATGAAGGATTACTCGGCCATGTCCGACAACACCACCAAGTTCATGAGCCTGTTCCGCTCGAAGCGTCCCGTCATCTGCAAGGTGCAGGGCTTTGCGGTCGCCGGCGGCTCGGACATCGCGCTCTGCTCGGACATGATCGTGATGGCGGAAGACGCCCGCATCGGTTATCCGCCGGTCCGGGTCTGGGGCTGCCCGACCACGGCGATGTGGGTCTATCGGCTCGGGGCCGAAAAGGCCAAGCGGATGCTGTTCACCGGCGATAAGATCACCGGCATTGAAGCCGCGGCGCTCGGCCTCGTGCTGAAAGCCGTCCCGGCTGATAGGCTGGACGAGGAGGTCGATGCGCTGGCGCATCGCATCGCCACCGTGCCGCAGAACCAGCTGATGATGCAGAAGCTGATGGTCAACCAGGCGCTCTATAATATGGGCCTGATGGGCACGCAGATGATCGCCACCGTGTTCGACGGCATCACCCGGCATTCGCCGGAGGGGCTGAACTTCAAGCGGCGCTCGGAGGAGATGGGCTGGAAGCACGCGGTCGACGAGCGCGACCAGGGCACCTTCGACTGGACCACCAATCAGCCGATTACGGAGAACAGGTAG
- a CDS encoding MBL fold metallo-hydrolase: protein MTLLGTGTPIPRPDRFGPSTLIEAGEHTILIDAGRGAAIRLFQLGVPIGRLDALLLTHFHSDHTVGIPDLWLTGWLSSYFGNRQRPFNVIGPVGTAKLMHHLEAAYAHDIEIRVEDEKLAREHVAITVNEFAEDGVVYQTGDLRVIAFTVDHGDAIKPAYGYRIEYRGRMAVISGDTRYNANVLRNGEGADLLVHEVAMAPPRLLGQADIQRIVNHHTSPQEAGRVFAKTRPKLAVFTHLVMLASDSVTAPNVDDLIAATRETYAGPLVVGEDLMSFEIGETITVRNLKSVP, encoded by the coding sequence GTGACGCTGCTCGGGACGGGGACGCCAATCCCCCGCCCCGATCGCTTTGGCCCGAGCACGCTAATCGAGGCGGGCGAGCATACGATCCTGATCGATGCCGGCCGCGGCGCCGCTATCCGCTTGTTTCAGCTCGGCGTTCCCATCGGTCGGCTCGATGCGCTGTTGCTCACGCATTTTCATTCCGATCACACGGTCGGCATTCCTGACCTCTGGCTGACGGGCTGGCTGAGCTCATATTTCGGCAACCGCCAGCGCCCGTTCAACGTGATCGGCCCGGTTGGCACAGCCAAACTGATGCACCACCTCGAAGCGGCCTACGCCCACGACATCGAGATCCGCGTCGAGGATGAGAAGCTGGCACGCGAGCATGTCGCGATCACGGTGAACGAGTTTGCGGAGGATGGCGTCGTCTATCAGACCGGCGATCTGCGCGTCATAGCTTTCACGGTCGATCATGGCGACGCCATCAAGCCGGCATATGGCTATCGTATCGAATACCGCGGCCGCATGGCCGTCATCTCCGGCGATACTCGCTATAACGCAAACGTGCTCCGCAACGGCGAGGGCGCTGACTTGCTGGTACATGAGGTCGCAATGGCGCCGCCGAGGCTTCTGGGTCAAGCCGACATCCAGCGCATCGTCAATCATCACACCTCGCCACAGGAAGCTGGACGCGTGTTCGCGAAGACGCGGCCTAAACTCGCCGTATTCACGCATCTGGTCATGCTCGCCAGTGACTCCGTGACGGCACCGAACGTTGACGATCTGATCGCGGCAACTCGCGAGACGTATGCCGGACCGCTTGTTGTCGGCGAAGACCTGATGAGCTTCGAGATCGGCGAGACCATTACGGTCAGAAATCTAAAATCTGTCCCCTGA
- a CDS encoding amidohydrolase family protein, producing MAHDAPQATGPSKLVIRNIGLMLSGALEKPILDGDTIVAENGKITAIGRFKDVNTEGATTIVDANGTTIAPGLIDSHVHPVAGDWTPRQNQINWIDSYLHGGVTTMISAGEVHMPGRPRDVVGLKAMAIFAQRAFWTLRPGGVKVHAGAPVIECEMVEDDFKEMAAAGVKLLGEVGLGGVKDGPTARKMVGWARKYGIQSTIHTGGPSIPGSGLIDKDVVLEADTDVVGHINGGHTALPDDQIRCICEGCKRGLELVHNGNERSALFTLRTAREMGDLHRVILGTDAPAGSGVQPLGILRMVSMLSSLGELPAELAFCLATGNTARMRELDCGLIEVGRSADFVLMDKAQHSPGKNILESVQLGDLPGIGMTIIDGIVRTQRSRNTPPAGKVPEIVSGH from the coding sequence ATGGCCCACGACGCACCCCAGGCGACCGGTCCGAGCAAGCTGGTGATCCGCAATATCGGGCTGATGCTGTCGGGGGCGCTGGAGAAGCCGATCCTGGACGGCGATACGATCGTGGCCGAGAACGGCAAAATCACAGCGATCGGCCGCTTCAAGGACGTCAACACCGAGGGCGCCACCACGATCGTCGACGCCAACGGCACGACTATCGCGCCGGGCCTGATCGACAGCCATGTCCACCCCGTCGCCGGCGACTGGACGCCGCGGCAGAACCAGATCAACTGGATCGACAGCTATCTGCATGGCGGCGTCACCACCATGATCTCGGCCGGCGAGGTCCACATGCCCGGCCGCCCCCGCGACGTCGTCGGCCTCAAGGCGATGGCGATCTTCGCGCAGCGCGCGTTCTGGACGCTGCGCCCCGGCGGGGTGAAGGTTCATGCCGGCGCGCCGGTGATCGAATGCGAGATGGTGGAGGACGATTTCAAGGAAATGGCCGCGGCCGGCGTCAAGCTGCTCGGCGAAGTCGGGCTTGGCGGCGTCAAGGACGGCCCGACCGCGCGCAAGATGGTGGGCTGGGCGCGCAAATACGGCATCCAGAGCACGATCCACACCGGCGGTCCCTCGATCCCCGGCTCCGGCCTGATCGACAAGGACGTGGTGCTGGAAGCCGACACCGATGTGGTCGGTCACATCAATGGCGGCCACACCGCCCTGCCCGACGACCAGATCCGTTGCATCTGCGAGGGTTGCAAGCGCGGGCTCGAGCTGGTTCACAACGGCAATGAGCGTTCGGCGCTGTTCACGCTGCGCACCGCCCGCGAGATGGGCGATCTGCACCGCGTCATCCTCGGCACCGACGCGCCGGCCGGCTCCGGCGTGCAGCCGCTCGGCATCCTGCGCATGGTCTCGATGCTGTCCTCGCTCGGCGAGCTGCCGGCCGAACTCGCCTTTTGCCTGGCGACCGGCAATACCGCGCGGATGCGCGAGCTCGACTGCGGCCTCATCGAGGTCGGCCGCTCCGCCGATTTCGTCCTCATGGACAAGGCGCAGCACTCACCCGGCAAGAACATCCTGGAAAGCGTCCAGCTCGGCGACCTCCCCGGCATCGGCATGACCATCATCGACGGTATCGTCCGCACCCAGCGCAGCCGCAATACGCCGCCCGCCGGGAAAGTGCCGGAGATCGTCAGCGGGCATTGA